The Streptomyces sp. 135 sequence TGCCCTTGCCGCGCAGCGTGAACATCAGCCACTCGTGGCAGAACTCGCCCTCCGCCCAGGTGATCCACTCGTCGTCCGCGAACTCCTCCAGATCCACTTCGGAGCGGTCCGCGAGGGGATGCGCGGCGGGCATCGCGATGTCGGCGGGATCGTCCAGGAGCGGCGCCTTGATCAGGCCGTCCGGGATCGGCAGCGGTTTGTTGTACCAGTCGAGGACGACCGCCATGTCGATGTCGCCGCGGACCACGGCCGACACCCCGGGCGACGGCTCCAACTCGTGACAGCCGACCCGCAGCCCCGGATGCTCGGCGCGCAGTGCGGCGAGCGTGGCGGGCAGCAGGCCGCGCATGGCCGTGGGGAACGCCGAGATCCGCAGCTCGCCGACCGCCTTGCCGCGCTGCTCCTCCAGGTCGGCCTGGGCGAGCGCCACCTGCGACAGGATCCGCGCGGCGTGCTCGGCGAGCAGCCGCCCCGCGTCGGTCAGGCGTACGCCCCGGCCGTTCTTGGCCAGGAGCTGCTGGCCGACCTCCCGCTCCAGCTTCGTCATCTGCTGCGACACGGCGGAGGTCGTGACGTGCAGGCCCGCGGCGGCTCCGCTGACCGAGCCGTGCCGGGCGAGGGCGTCGAGTGTGCGCAGGCGCTCCAGGTTCAGCATGGGCAGGACTCCGGGGATGAGGGGCTGGGGTCGGGGCGGGACGGAAGGGAAACCCACCCTCGACACATAAGCGATGCTACGCGATACCGCGCAACAAATATCGCTTGTGCTACGAGATCATCGGGGCCCATCGTGGAACCCATGAGTACCCCGCCCCCACGCTCCCGCACGGCCGCCGCCACCGCCGCACCCTCGGCGCGACCGCCCGGCCGCCCCGCTCTCGACTGGCGTCTCCGCTTCGGCATCCTCTCGCTGATCTGGGGTTTCAGCTTCCTGCTGATCAAGGTGGGCACGGAGGCGTACGCACCCTTCCAAGTGACTCTGGGGCGGTTGGTGTTCGGCACGGCCGTGGTCGCGGCCGTACTCGTCGTGAAGCGGGAGCGGCTGCCGCGCGGGGCACGGACCTGGCTGCACCTGGCGGTGGCTGCGCTGTTCCTCAACGCCCTGCCGTTCTCCCTCTTCGCGTACGCGGAGCTGA is a genomic window containing:
- a CDS encoding LysR family transcriptional regulator, giving the protein MLNLERLRTLDALARHGSVSGAAAGLHVTTSAVSQQMTKLEREVGQQLLAKNGRGVRLTDAGRLLAEHAARILSQVALAQADLEEQRGKAVGELRISAFPTAMRGLLPATLAALRAEHPGLRVGCHELEPSPGVSAVVRGDIDMAVVLDWYNKPLPIPDGLIKAPLLDDPADIAMPAAHPLADRSEVDLEEFADDEWITWAEGEFCHEWLMFTLRGKGIEPRIAHRAEEHHTQLALVAAGLGVCVAPQLGRDPMPAGVRTVPVRHRVRRHVYVVWRADADRRPSVRAAAEALRAAGAGLR